The Bosea sp. 685 DNA window CGGGTTTCGCCGCGGCGGCGCGGGCCGCGATGGCGCCGAGCAATGCCTCCAGTGTCGGCGCGGCGGCGGGCTTTGAATCGACCCAGTCCATGGTCAGCCCGAGCGAGACCAGATGGAGATGGGAATCGTTCAGGCCCGGCGTCGCCAGCCGCCCCTTCAGATCGATGACCCGTGTCTTGGGGCCGATCAGCGGCGCGATCTCGCTGTCCTGGCCCGCGGCGAGCACCTTGCCCTGCCAGAGCGCCAGCGCCTGCTTGACGCCATCCTCGCGACCGCACCAGATCGGGCCGTTCCGCAATACGATATCGGCCTGCACGCTCATGGGCGGGACCTCGTTGCCACCTTGCTCGCCTTGGTCATCGCTGTCCTCCGATTGCCTTGTTGTCGCCGGCGCTTCAGGGCCGGTCGTCGTCAGATATCGTCGAGCGGGAAGATCGGCCGGCGCACCTTGCGGTAGGGCCGGGTCTTGAAGTTGCGGGTCGAGAGCGCGCCGGTGTCGACCTCCAGCACCTCGCATGCGACGGGCTCGAAGGCGGCGCGGAAATGCTGCATCGATTTGACGATCAGGGTCGATTTGCGGGCCGGATCGACGCCGAGCGAGGTGAACTGGGCGAGATCGGTCGCCTGGCCGTTATGGCTGATCACGATGATCTCGACATCATCGACGCGGAGCAGGGCGGACAGCCCGTAATTGCGCCAGACGCCGCCGCCCATCGGGCCATAGGCGATGAAGTGGCCGTCGGTCAGCGCCACGACATGGGCGTCGAGATCGAGCGGCCCGCCGCCCGTCGATGGATCGACCTTGCCGCCGAGCTTGAGCCTGACCCGGTTGCCGACGCCCGCCGCCTGGGCAGCGAGCGCGGCCTGCGGATCGCGGATCGCGTGGAAGCCGACATTGTGGAGCCCGGCATCGAGCACGGCGCGCAGCAGATTGGTCGCGTCGCCATAGGCGCCGGAACCCGGATTGTCGGAATAGTCCGAGATCAAGAGCGGCTTGTCATATTGCCCTTCGCCAGCCTTGGCGCGGGCCATGGCTTCTGCCAGCGGTGTGAAGCTGATCGAGGAGAAATGCCGCTGCTCCCAAGCATAGTCCATCAGCTCCTCGGCGATGGCCTGAGCCCGGCCGCGATCATTGGCGGTGACGGCGACGGAGGGGCCGATATCGTGGACATCGGCGGAGGAGAAGCCGGCTTGCACGCTGACCACCAGCGCTTCGCCGGAGGCCTCAAGGGCGTCGCCCCGGCGCAGCAATTCCTTGAAGGGCGGCGAGGTCGTGCGGCCGCCGTCGAGCGCGTAGAGGATCGGGCGGCGGGCGACTGCGACCTTTGGCCTGATCTCGCCGGCCATGGCCCTTTCGAGCAAGCGCGCGCCCTGCCAGCTCCGCTCGTACTGATCGATATGGGGATAGGTACGGTAGGAGATCAGCGCATTGGCGCTGTCGGCCATGAGCTGCGTCAGGGTGGCGTGGAGGTCGAGCACGGCGATAACCGGGATGTCGGGGCCGAGCCGCTTGCGCAGCCGGGCGAGCAATTCGCCCTCGCCATCATCGGAGCTTTCCGTCGCCATCGCACCATGGAGATGCAGCAATACGCCATCGACGTCGGCGCTGGCGTCGAGGATGTGGCCGGCGAAGAGCTCGAAAGCCGCGTCCAAGACGCGGCCGGACGGGTTGGCGCCTGTCACCAGCGGGTGAACGAGGTTCCAGCCGAAGTTCTCGGCGGCCTCGAAGGCTGCGCCCATCGCGGTTCGCGTGCCACGAAACGCTTGTGGAATCGCGTTGCCGAGATAGACGCCATGCGCCTCGAAGGCGTCCTGGCCGGTGAGTTGAACACTGAAGGTGTTCGTCTCATGCATGAATTCCGCGATCAGTACGCGCCGCCCCATCGCCTCGTTGCCCTCCCGGAGCCGGATAAAGAGCAGGTTTCACGCGAAAGCCGCTTCCAGCCTTCTCGCATCCTGCTCTGGTCGTTTCCTGTCCCAATACCCTTTTCGACTCTTGTGGCTGGTCGTTCGGGTCGCTGCCAATTCCCTTGCGTGCATGTGCTCCCTGCATTCGGGCGCTTGCCGAGCCCGGGCGGATATGCTCGCCGCTCTGTCAGGCGGCGCGGCTGGTCTCACTCGCCGGCATGTCGCCATGGTCTTGTGCCCGGGCATAGACCTTGCCGAAGCGGTTGGCGAGGAAGGCCTGAAGCGTGATGTCCTCCTGCCGGACGAAGCCGCTTTGCGGGAGGGTTCCATTCGCGAGCAGATCGAGCACCGTGCAGATGCCGGCCGCGGTGGTGATCTGGATGGCGCTGCGCGTCACGCCGTCGACCAGGCCGCTATAGATCTTGTGGGCGTAGGTCTCCTGCACGAGGCGGCCGCCTTTGCGGCCGCTCACCGTGACGAAGACGATGACGACGTCCTGCAAGGTGCTCGGCAGCGCGTTCTCGAAGATGTCCTTCAGCACGTCGCGACGATCGGCCAATCGCAGATCCTGCAGCAGCACCTTCATGAGGGCGCAATGGCCGGGATAGCGGATGGTGCGGTAGTTCAGCGTGCGGACCTTGCCGGCCAGTGTCTCGCAGAGCGTGCCGAGGCCGCCCGAGGTGTTGAAGGCCTCATAGGTGACGCCGTCGAGCGAGAACTCCTCGCGCTCTTCCAGCGCTGGGACGAGGACATGCTCGCCATTGGCAATCGCTTCGCAGGGCTCGCAATATTCGTTGATGATCCCGTCCGTGCTCCAGGTCAGGTTGTAGCCGAGCGCGTTGGAGGGATATTGCGGCAAGGCGCCGACCCGGAGCTTGAGCGAGTCCAGCGTGTCGAAATCGCGCGCCAGATCGGCCGCCACGATCGAGATGAAGCCGGGCGCGAGGCCGCATTGCGGGATCAGTGCGGCCCTGGCGTCGACAGCCAGCTCCTTGACGCGCTTCGTGCTCGCAACATCCTCGGTCAGGTCGAGATAATGCACGCCGAGCGGGGCGGCGGCTTCGGCAATCAGCGTCGTCAGATCGTAGGGCGCGGCGCTCAGCACGGCGAAGCGGCCAGCGAGCAGGCGGTTCAGGGCAGCGGCATCGGCGATGTCGATCGTCTGGGTCGAGACGGTCGCGCTCTTGCGGATTCCGGCGAGCTGAACGTCGGAACGATCGGCCACGATGACGCGGTAATCGCCGCTTCCGCCGAGCAGATCGGCGATCGTTGCTCCGATCTTGCCCGCGCCAACCACCACCACGTCCCGCATCGTCTTCGTCCTCAGCTGCAATCCTTAAGAGCGATGGTCGCTCGCGGCATCATCGGATAGAAGCCACGAACACGACGATTCATATGGTATTTTTCGGCAGATCGCCGTAAGCATTACTCAAGATGACGATCGACCAGACCGACCGCCTCCTGCTCGTGCTGCTGACCGAGAACGCCCGCGCGCCGGTCGCCGAACTCGGCCGCAAGCTCGGCTTGTCGCGCACCACCGTGCAAAGCCGGATCGAGCGCCTGGAGCGGCGCGGTGTCATCGCCGGCTATACCGCGCGCCTCTCCGACGATCACGAGAAGGGGCTGGTCAAGGCGCATGTGCTGATCACGGCGATGCCGAAGCTTGCGCCCAAGGTCGAGGCGGAATTGCGCCGGATTCCGGAGGTCCGGATGCTGCATTCCGTCAGCGGGCATTTCGACATGATCGCGATCGTGGTGGCGCCATCGATTGGCGAGCTCGACCAGCTCATCGACCGGATCGGCGGACTTGAAGGTGTCGAGCGGACGATGTCCTCGATCATCCTCTCGACGCGGATCGAGCGTTAGAGCCTGGCGCTTGGAATTCCATGGCTTGCCAGGTGTGGGTGCACCGGCTTTGATCCCAGCAGGCCGTCTCTCACGACGCGGCGGGTTCAATCTACCAATCAACTTGCATACCAAACGGCCTGCTCAAGCAGGCGGCTATCGGGAGAGAAGCATGACGGTCGTTGCATTGTTCGGCGCTGGCGGAAAGATGGGGATGCGGCTTGGGCGCAACCTTGCCGGCTCACATTTTCAGACGCGCCATGTCGAGGTCAGCCCGGCCGGTCGCGAGCGCGTGAAGCAGGCCTATGGCTTGGACTGCCTGGACGCGGCCGAGGCTATCATGGGTGCTGACGTCGTGGTCTTGGCGGTGCCGGATACCGCTGTCGGCGCGGTCGCGCATGATCTCGTGCCGAAGCTTGCCCCCGGCACCATGGTCGTCATCCTCGATGCCGCCGCCCCACATGCCGGCCATCTGCCTGAGCGCGCCGACATCACCTATTTCGTCACCCATCCCTGCCATCCGCCGATCTTCAACGACGAGACCGATCCGGCGGCGAAGGCGGACCATTTCGGCGGCATCGCCGCCAAGCAGCATATCGTCAACGCATTGATGCAGGGGCCCGACGCGCATTATGCGCTCGGCGAGGAGGTCGCGCGTGCGATCTGGGCGCCGGTGATGCGTTCGCACCGGGTCACGGTCGAGCAGATGGCGATTCTGGAGCCCGGCCTGTCGGAGACTGTCTGCGCCACGCTGCTGGATGCGATGCGCGAGGCGATGGAGGAGGCGATCGCGCGCGGCGTACCGCGCGAGGCGGCGCGCGACTTCCTGCTCGGCCATATGAACATCCTCGCCGCCGTGACGTTCGAGCAGGTCCAGGGCGTGTTCTCCGACGCCTGCAACAAGGCGATCGTCTTCGGCAAGGACACGATCCTCAAGCCGGATTGGAAGCGGCTCTTCGAGCCGGAGGAGATCTCTGAGAGTGTGCGCCGCATCACCTGAGACACAGCCCGAAGTGACGACGCTCGGCTCAATGTCTGGGGCCTAGCCCCCAAGCGCGCGGTCATCCCGGGCGGAGCGAAGCGCAGACCCGGGATCCATTCCGGAGCGCTGACCGGGGAGGTTCAGGGATGGATCCCGGATCTCCCGGAGCCTGCCATCGGGCCGGCTGAAAGCCGGACCCGGTGGGTCGCCCGGGATGGCCGCGTGTTTGATTTTTGACTATATCGTATTGAAATCGTGGCGCTTCCTGCTCCGCCCCTGACGGACGTGGCCCCTGTCATCTCATGCGCCGCTCATTCCCGGCGCTGGTCACGCAGGCCTGCGCTGCCTCAATTTTTTGCCGAATTCGCCCATGGATTGAGCGCTCTCGTCTCGATTGGCTCTTGACGTGTCCCATTGGTATACCAAAAATATCCCACAAGGAGCCAATGCCTTTGACCACGTCATCAAGCCCTTCCGACGCGAGCCTTGCCGACGACGTCGACGAGTCGCTGGCCGAGCGCGCCAAGCAGCAGATCCGGCAGATGATCCTCGTCGGGGAATTGCCCGGCGGCGCGGTCGTCCAGGATCGCCGCCTGGCCGAAAAGCTCGGCCTGTCGCGGACGCCGGTTCGCGAGGCGCTCGGCCGGCTGGCGGGCGAGGGCTATCTGCGCCGTGACCGGCGGATCCTCACCGTTCATTCGGTCTCGATCGAGGACGTCATGGAAATCCTGGCGACGCGTCGTGTCCTCGAAGGCGAGACGGCGCGGCTGGCGACCGGGCGGCTCGCGCCGGCGCGCATCGCGGACATCCGCGCCGCCGTCGAGGGCATGGTCAGCGCGGCTGCCGTCTCGCATGACAAGCACTGGTCGGTGGACGATCTGGTGCATCTCTCCATCGCCGAGGCTGGCGGCAACGGGCTGATGGCGCGGATGGTCAAGGATCTGCGCGAGCGGACCCGGATGTTCGGCCTCGCCCGGATTCCGCGCCGCTTCGATCCGGGCAAGGGCGAGCACCTTGCCATTCTGGCCGCGATCGAGGCCGGCGATGCGGAGACCGCCGCGCTGGCCATGCAAAGCCATATCGACAATGCCCGCCAGGGCATCCTCGACCTGCTGGCGGGAACGCTGGCGAGGGATGCGCGGTGAAGCGGCTCAGCATCAGGTCATGGCGCGCAAGCCAGGAAAGGACGACGAGATGAGCGGACGATTGCTCTTCCTGCAGAACGGACCCAGCCGGAACTCGGTCGCGCAGCTGCCCGAGCGCTTCGCCTCCTGGGGGCTCGATGTCGATGCGCGCTGGGCTTATGACGGCGACTTCCCCGAGCGGCTCGACGGCTATGACGGCATCTTTCTCTCGGGCAGCCCGCATGGCGCCTATGAGGACGTGCCCTTCATCCATCGCGAGCATGAATTGATCAGGGAGGCCGTGAGCCTCGACATCCCGATGCTCGGCGTCTGCTTCGGCAGCCAGATCCTGGGTTCGGCGCTATGCGGGCGCGACCAGGTGTTTCGCCGCTCCGTCTGCGAGGTCGGCAATAAATGGCTTGATGTTGCGTCGGCGGCGCGGACGGACCTGATCGCCGACGCGATCGGCGAGCGTGTCTACATGTTCGTCTGGCACAATGACGAGGTGCGCGCCGGCCATCCGGACATGACGATCCTGGCGTCCAGCGATCTCTGCCCCAACCAGATCTGGCGTTACCGCGATCGCAAGGTCTGGGGCATCCAGGGCCATCCCGAGGTGACGCAGGCGCAGGCGCGGGTCTGGTTCGAGCAGAACCGGGTCACCATGGAGCGCGACGGCGCCGATATCGACGAGCTCAAGGCGACCGCCGACGAGGCGCTGCCTGCCAAGACCATGCTCAGCAAATTCGCCGCCCTGTGCGGCGCCACGGCCGCGTAGCCCGCGTCCAATCTTGAGGAGAAGCGTGATGAAGAAGCTGCTCATCGCAGCGGCCGTAGCGGCCTTGCTCGCTCCGGTCGCGGCATCCGCGAAGGAGATGACCTTCGCCTCATGGGGCGGGGCCTATCAGGAGGCGATCCGCAAGGCCTGGATCACCCCGTTCTCGAAGGAGAGCGGCATCAAGGTCGAGGAGGATACCGGCCCCGATACCGCCAAGATCAAGGCGATGGTCGACACCAAATCGGTGACCTGGGACGTGGTGACCGGCGGTGGTGGCGGGTTGATGCGCGGCGTCAAGCTCGGCCTGTTCGAGAAGATCACGCCCGACATGGTCAAGACCGACCATGTCCTGCCCGGCGCGCGCAATGACTACGCCATCCCCTCCGAGATCTTCTCGACCCTGATCGGCTATTCGACCAAGGCCTTCCCGACGACCGGCGCGCAGCCCAAGAGCTTCGCCGATTTCTGGGACACCGCGAAGTTCCCGGGCAAGCGCACGCTGCCTGATGCACCGGAGACGGTGGTCGAGGCGGCATTGCTCGCCGATGGCGTGCCGATGGCCGATGTCTACAAGACGCTTTCGACCGAAGCCGGCCTCAAGCGCGCACTCGACAAGATCCGTGCCTTGAAGCCGCAGGTCGCGGTCTGGTGGTCGAGCGGGGCGCAGCCCGTCCAGGCGCTGGGCTCCGGCGACGTCGTCATGGCGCTCGGCTGGAACGGCCGCTTCCAGGCCGGCATCGACTCGAAGCTGCCGATCGCGATGGCCTGGGACCAGCAGATCCCGCAGGTCGGCTTCTTCATGATCCCCAAGGGCGCGCCCAACAAGGCTGAGGCCGTCGCCTTCCTGAACTACATGGTCAAGCCCGAGAACAATGCCCGGCTGAGCGAATATGTCGCTTATGGCCCGGTGACCGAACAGGCCTGGGCCTCGATCGATGCAGGCCGTGCCGCCACCCTGCCCTCCACGCCCGAACGGCTCAAGAACGCGCTCTTCCTCGACATCGAATGGTGGGCCGAGAATGGCGCGAAGGTGACGGAAGCCTACAAGACGATGCTCAAGGAATGACGATGGCGACCCCCAGCTACTGGTTCCCGCGCGAGGATTACCTCGCGCGGGTTGACAAGATCCGGGCCGAGCTCGTGCGGACCGAGCAGGACGCGTTCATCGCCTTCCTGCCGGAGACGGTGACTTATCTCACCGGCTTCTTCACGCGCGGCTATACGAGCTTCCAGTTCGCAATTATCCCGGCCGATGGCGAGCCGGTGCTGTTCTGCCGCGATGTCGAGGAATATTACCTCGACGCGACCTGCGTCTTCCCCAAACGGGTGATGTGGACCGATTCCGACGATCGCCATGCCGTCGCGGCCCGCGCGATCAGCGAGGCGGTCGGCGCCAAGGCGCGGCTCGCCGTGGAGATGCAGGCCTGGCCGCTGAGCGTGTCGCGCTATGACGCCTTGCGCGCGGCCTTGCCGGAGGCGCAATGGAGCGACGCCTCGCGTTTCGCCACCGAAATGCGCTTCATCAAATCCCGCGCCGAGATCGCCTATCAGCGCTCTGCCGGCAAGGCGGCGGAAGCCGGCATGGCGGCCGGCATCGCCTCGGCCAAGGCCGGGGCGACCGAGCGTGAGATGGCAGCCGAGATCTGCGCCGCGATGATCCGCGCCGGTAGCGACCTGCCGGGGCCGGGTGTGCTTTCCTCGGGCGAGCGCGCCTATCACCTGCATGGCGGCTATTCCGATCGCGTGCTCGAGCGGGGCGACATCGTCCAGTTGGAGACGACGCCCAATGTCCGGCACTACCACGCCCGCTTCATGCGGCCGATCAAGGTGGCGGAGGCGACCGATGCCGAGCACGCCATCGTCGAGCAGTTGATCGCCATCCAGGACGCGGCGATCGCTGCGGTGAAACCAGGCGTGGCGGCGATCGTGCCGGATGCAATCTATCGCGAGGGCGTGCTCGCGGCCGGCCTGCGCGAGACCTACACCAACAAGACCTTCTACTCGGTCGGGCTGATGTTGCAGCCCAATGGCGGCGAGCCGCTGGAGGCCGAGCCCAGGGCGAGCTGGTCCTTCGTGCCTGGCATGACCTTCCATACCTATGTGCTGGCGAAGGGGTTCGGCATGTCCGAGACCATCGCCGTGACGGACAACGGCTGCGAGCGCTTGACCAATTTCCCGCGCCGCCTGTTCGTGTCGTGAGGCTCACCGCGTGACCGGGATCGCCACCAGCGAGGGTCGCAGCCGCAGCGCGGTCGGGCGGGGTTTCCCGGTCTGGCTCGGCCTCGCGCCCTTCGCCCTCGTGCTTGCCGTTCTGTTTGCCGCGCCGGTGCTGTCCCTGCTGCGGCTCGGCTTCGGCGAGGGCGCCTTCACGCTCGCGCAATTCCAGCGCCTGATCGACGTGCCGGTCTATCGCTCGGTGCTGGGCACGACCTTCGGCATCGCGGGGCTGGTCACCGGGCTCTCGGTGCTGGCGAGCTACCCGCTTGCCTATGTCATGGCGACGGTCGGCCCGCGCACGCGCAACCTGCTCCTGATCCTCGTCCTGCTGCCGTTCTGGACGAGCGCGCTGGTGCGCACCACCGCCTGGATCATCCTGCTGCAGAGCAATGGCGTGGTGAACCAGCTCCTGATGGCGGGCGGCCTGACCTCGTCGCCGATCGCCTTCGTCTATAATCTCTCGGGCGTGCTGATCGGCATGACGCATGTGCTGATGCCCTTCGTCGTGCTGCCGCTCTATGCCGCCTTCCGCAGCCTCGAACTCTCGACCGTCCAGGCGGCCGAGGGCCTGGGCGCCGGGCCGCTCACCATCTTCAGTCGCATCATCCTGCCGCTGACGGCGCCGGGCGTGGTCGCTGGTGCGATGATCGTCTTCATGAACGCGATCGGCTTCTACCTGACGCCGGCACTGATGGGCGGGCCAGGGCAGACGATGATCGCCCAGATGATCGCCACCAACATCAACAAGGAACTCGACTGGCCGTTCGCCGCGGCGCTGGCGAGCGTGCTCCTGGTCGCGACGGTCTCGCTGCTGGCGCTGTTCCAGCGCCGTTTCGGGCTCGACCGCCTGATCGAGGGCGGCGGCGGCAAGGCGGGCGAGCCCTTCACCGTGACCTCGCGCGGGCGCTCATGGGGTGGCTGGGCGGCGGTTGCTGCGGCCGTTCTGGTCGCAGCCTTCCTGATCGCGCCGATCGTGATCGTTTTCCCGATGAGCCTGGGCTCCTCGCCCTTCCTGAGCTTCCCGCCCGACAGCTACAGCCTGGTCTGGTACGAGAACTTCTTCTCGACCAGCAAATGGATGGCGGCGCTGACGCGCTCGCTGCAGATCGCGGCGCTGGTGGTGGTGATCTCGGTCGGGCTCGGTACGCTTGCCGCGCTCGGTGTCTCGCGGATGCGGCCGCGCTGGCGCGCTTTGGTCGAGACGCTGTTCATCCTGCCGATGATCGTGCCGGTGATCATCCTGGCGGTCGGGCTCTACTACCTGCTCGCGCCGACCGGCCTCGTCGGCTCGATCTGGGGCGTGACGCTCGGCCATGTCGTGCTGGCGACGCCCTATGTCTTCATCACCGTGCGGGCGGCCTTGAAATCCTTCGACGGCAATCTCGAACTCGCCGCGCTGGGCCTGGGCGCCTCATGGCCGACGATGTTTCGCCGCGTCATGCTGCCGGGCATTGCGCCTGGCATCGCGGCGGGCGCCATCTTCGCCTTCATCACCTCCTTCGACGATGTCGTCATCGCGCTGTTCCTGACCAATATCCGCAGCCGGACCTTGCCGAAGCTGATGTATGAGGGCGTCGCGCATGAGATCGACCCGACCATCAT harbors:
- a CDS encoding M81 family metallopeptidase produces the protein MGRRVLIAEFMHETNTFSVQLTGQDAFEAHGVYLGNAIPQAFRGTRTAMGAAFEAAENFGWNLVHPLVTGANPSGRVLDAAFELFAGHILDASADVDGVLLHLHGAMATESSDDGEGELLARLRKRLGPDIPVIAVLDLHATLTQLMADSANALISYRTYPHIDQYERSWQGARLLERAMAGEIRPKVAVARRPILYALDGGRTTSPPFKELLRRGDALEASGEALVVSVQAGFSSADVHDIGPSVAVTANDRGRAQAIAEELMDYAWEQRHFSSISFTPLAEAMARAKAGEGQYDKPLLISDYSDNPGSGAYGDATNLLRAVLDAGLHNVGFHAIRDPQAALAAQAAGVGNRVRLKLGGKVDPSTGGGPLDLDAHVVALTDGHFIAYGPMGGGVWRNYGLSALLRVDDVEIIVISHNGQATDLAQFTSLGVDPARKSTLIVKSMQHFRAAFEPVACEVLEVDTGALSTRNFKTRPYRKVRRPIFPLDDI
- a CDS encoding saccharopine dehydrogenase family protein, producing the protein MRDVVVVGAGKIGATIADLLGGSGDYRVIVADRSDVQLAGIRKSATVSTQTIDIADAAALNRLLAGRFAVLSAAPYDLTTLIAEAAAPLGVHYLDLTEDVASTKRVKELAVDARAALIPQCGLAPGFISIVAADLARDFDTLDSLKLRVGALPQYPSNALGYNLTWSTDGIINEYCEPCEAIANGEHVLVPALEEREEFSLDGVTYEAFNTSGGLGTLCETLAGKVRTLNYRTIRYPGHCALMKVLLQDLRLADRRDVLKDIFENALPSTLQDVVIVFVTVSGRKGGRLVQETYAHKIYSGLVDGVTRSAIQITTAAGICTVLDLLANGTLPQSGFVRQEDITLQAFLANRFGKVYARAQDHGDMPASETSRAA
- a CDS encoding Lrp/AsnC family transcriptional regulator gives rise to the protein MTIDQTDRLLLVLLTENARAPVAELGRKLGLSRTTVQSRIERLERRGVIAGYTARLSDDHEKGLVKAHVLITAMPKLAPKVEAELRRIPEVRMLHSVSGHFDMIAIVVAPSIGELDQLIDRIGGLEGVERTMSSIILSTRIER
- a CDS encoding phosphogluconate dehydrogenase C-terminal domain-containing protein; this encodes MTVVALFGAGGKMGMRLGRNLAGSHFQTRHVEVSPAGRERVKQAYGLDCLDAAEAIMGADVVVLAVPDTAVGAVAHDLVPKLAPGTMVVILDAAAPHAGHLPERADITYFVTHPCHPPIFNDETDPAAKADHFGGIAAKQHIVNALMQGPDAHYALGEEVARAIWAPVMRSHRVTVEQMAILEPGLSETVCATLLDAMREAMEEAIARGVPREAARDFLLGHMNILAAVTFEQVQGVFSDACNKAIVFGKDTILKPDWKRLFEPEEISESVRRIT
- a CDS encoding GntR family transcriptional regulator — encoded protein: MTTSSSPSDASLADDVDESLAERAKQQIRQMILVGELPGGAVVQDRRLAEKLGLSRTPVREALGRLAGEGYLRRDRRILTVHSVSIEDVMEILATRRVLEGETARLATGRLAPARIADIRAAVEGMVSAAAVSHDKHWSVDDLVHLSIAEAGGNGLMARMVKDLRERTRMFGLARIPRRFDPGKGEHLAILAAIEAGDAETAALAMQSHIDNARQGILDLLAGTLARDAR
- a CDS encoding type 1 glutamine amidotransferase, producing MSGRLLFLQNGPSRNSVAQLPERFASWGLDVDARWAYDGDFPERLDGYDGIFLSGSPHGAYEDVPFIHREHELIREAVSLDIPMLGVCFGSQILGSALCGRDQVFRRSVCEVGNKWLDVASAARTDLIADAIGERVYMFVWHNDEVRAGHPDMTILASSDLCPNQIWRYRDRKVWGIQGHPEVTQAQARVWFEQNRVTMERDGADIDELKATADEALPAKTMLSKFAALCGATAA
- a CDS encoding ABC transporter substrate-binding protein is translated as MKKLLIAAAVAALLAPVAASAKEMTFASWGGAYQEAIRKAWITPFSKESGIKVEEDTGPDTAKIKAMVDTKSVTWDVVTGGGGGLMRGVKLGLFEKITPDMVKTDHVLPGARNDYAIPSEIFSTLIGYSTKAFPTTGAQPKSFADFWDTAKFPGKRTLPDAPETVVEAALLADGVPMADVYKTLSTEAGLKRALDKIRALKPQVAVWWSSGAQPVQALGSGDVVMALGWNGRFQAGIDSKLPIAMAWDQQIPQVGFFMIPKGAPNKAEAVAFLNYMVKPENNARLSEYVAYGPVTEQAWASIDAGRAATLPSTPERLKNALFLDIEWWAENGAKVTEAYKTMLKE
- a CDS encoding Xaa-Pro peptidase family protein; this encodes MATPSYWFPREDYLARVDKIRAELVRTEQDAFIAFLPETVTYLTGFFTRGYTSFQFAIIPADGEPVLFCRDVEEYYLDATCVFPKRVMWTDSDDRHAVAARAISEAVGAKARLAVEMQAWPLSVSRYDALRAALPEAQWSDASRFATEMRFIKSRAEIAYQRSAGKAAEAGMAAGIASAKAGATEREMAAEICAAMIRAGSDLPGPGVLSSGERAYHLHGGYSDRVLERGDIVQLETTPNVRHYHARFMRPIKVAEATDAEHAIVEQLIAIQDAAIAAVKPGVAAIVPDAIYREGVLAAGLRETYTNKTFYSVGLMLQPNGGEPLEAEPRASWSFVPGMTFHTYVLAKGFGMSETIAVTDNGCERLTNFPRRLFVS
- a CDS encoding ABC transporter permease subunit, with amino-acid sequence MTGIATSEGRSRSAVGRGFPVWLGLAPFALVLAVLFAAPVLSLLRLGFGEGAFTLAQFQRLIDVPVYRSVLGTTFGIAGLVTGLSVLASYPLAYVMATVGPRTRNLLLILVLLPFWTSALVRTTAWIILLQSNGVVNQLLMAGGLTSSPIAFVYNLSGVLIGMTHVLMPFVVLPLYAAFRSLELSTVQAAEGLGAGPLTIFSRIILPLTAPGVVAGAMIVFMNAIGFYLTPALMGGPGQTMIAQMIATNINKELDWPFAAALASVLLVATVSLLALFQRRFGLDRLIEGGGGKAGEPFTVTSRGRSWGGWAAVAAAVLVAAFLIAPIVIVFPMSLGSSPFLSFPPDSYSLVWYENFFSTSKWMAALTRSLQIAALVVVISVGLGTLAALGVSRMRPRWRALVETLFILPMIVPVIILAVGLYYLLAPTGLVGSIWGVTLGHVVLATPYVFITVRAALKSFDGNLELAALGLGASWPTMFRRVMLPGIAPGIAAGAIFAFITSFDDVVIALFLTNIRSRTLPKLMYEGVAHEIDPTIIAASCLIILVTILVLGANLLVSKRT